GCCGCTCGGGCGGTGGCGGTCGACATGATCGTGCAGAACGTGGGAGTCGGCGGCAAAGCGGACATCAGCTTCACCGTGCCACGCATCGACCTGCCGGCCACGATCGAGGCGGTGCAAGAGGCGGTGATTGAGTTGGGCGCCGCCGGTTGGACCGAGGACGACAGTGTGTCGAAGTTGTCGGCGGTGGGGCTAGGCATGGCGCGGCAAACCGGCGTCGCGCAGCGAATGTTCCGCGCGCTGGCCGAGGCGGGCGTGAACATCAAGATGATCACCACCAGCGAAATCAAAATCTCGGTGCTGGTCGACGCCGCGCACGGATTGCCAGCGCTGCGCTGCGTGCATCAGAACTTTGAGCTGCAACAAGAATCCAAGCACAGCCGCGCCGGAAAGATCGAGAGCGCCAAGACAGTCAACGGCGACGCGCTAGCGGTGATCGCGCGCCTGCAAGGTATGGAAGACCTGGCGATTGGCGACATCACGCTCGACGACTCGCAAGCCCGGGTCACCATCGAAGGGGTGCCCGACCAGCCGGGCGTGGCGGCTCGTGTGTTTGAGCGCATTGGCGAAGAGGGGATCTTTGTCGACATGATTGTGCAAGGCTTCGGTCCTGGTGGCGCCGCGAATCTTAGTTTCTCCGTGCCGCAAGACAGCCTGTCCAAGGCGGTCGACGTGGTGGGGCGCATCGCGCGTGAACTCGGTTGTCGCCAAGTGACGCAGAGCCCGAAGATCGCCAAACTCTCGGTTTCCGGAATTGGCCTGCGCAGCCATACCGGCGTGGCGATTCGCATGTTTCAGGCGCTCTGCGAGGCGGGCATCAACGTCGAGATGATCAACACCAGCGAGGTGCGGGTGAATGTTGTTGTCGATGGCGCCAAGGGCCCCGCGGCGCTTGCCGCGCTGCAGCAGGCGTTTCGGGATGTGCGGCAATAGGCGCGATATCAAGTTGTCAAATAGCCAAGGGCTGACGCCCCTTGGCTATGTACTTTCCGCCCCGTTGGGGCGGGTTGGCGATCTTCTCAGCCGCAAAGCGGCGCAAGCGAATTGCGATGGGCGCCAGCCCATCGGATGAATGGCGGAGCGATGCGAATCGCGATGGCCCACAATTCCCTGGACCATGTAGATAGGTTCACCCGTGCCGCAATCGTTCGCTTCGCTTCATTGCCACATCGTGTTTAGCACCAAGCACCGGCAGCCGGTGATCGAGCGCAACGTCCAACCGCGCTTGTTTGAATACATCGGGGGAGTATTGCGCAACGCTTCGTGCCGATTGATCGCCGCCGGCGGAATGCCAGACCATGTGCATCTGCTGACCTCTTTGAGCCGGACAATCACGGTGGCTGATGCGGTTCGACTCATCAAAGCCAACTCGTCGCGCTGGATGCATGATGAGTTGGCCGTTGACAATTTTTGGTGGCAGGACGGCTACGGCGCGTTTGCAGTGAGCTATTCCAATATCGAACAGGTAAAGGCGTACCTGGCCAATCAAGAAGCGCATCATCGCACCGCAACTTACCAAGAAGAGTTTCGCGACTTCCTGCGGCGGAACGAACTCGAATGGGATGAACGATATGTTTGGGATTGATTCCAGGACGACTCGTCCCAATCCCATCAAATAGCCAGGGGCTGACGTCCCTTGGCTATGTACCGGCGCCCCGTTGGGGCGCAAAGAAAGTAGCCGCAAAAAGGCGACAGACAATTGCGATGGATGCTGGCCCATCGAACAAATGGATCACAGCACTCCCCTTTGGGGCGGGTTGGCGATCTTCTCAGCCGCAAAGCGGCGCAAGCGAATTGCGATGGGCGTCAGCCCATCGAAGAAAATAGCACTCGCGCCGCCAACGGATCAGGACCAAGCTGCCCTCTATTCTTGGGCAAACTGCTTCTTCAGCCGCTCGGTGTCGTCAGCGTCCCAGTCTGGTGGCTGCGTCACTTCGACCCAGGCGTCGATATAGCTCTCCGCCGCGTAGTTATGTCCATAACCAAACGGCACGCTGGTGGCCATTGGCAGGTCGAATCCGGTCTGCAGGAACGTGACAATCGGAAACCACTGCAAATATGGCGACACGTCGGGCCCGCGCTCGCCCACCAGCCAGGCGGGGCGTCGATACAACGACTCGGGCGAGAAGAACGTCATTGGGTCGCTGGCATGCTGGATAAACACAAATCGCATCGGTCCCCAGCGATTGCCAGATTCTTGCAGCGAACACTCGCGCCCGGTGAAGCGCAGCATACTGCCATCGCGCACCCGTGGCAGCCACATCGGAGAGTCGGGATTGCGCTCGTGCGTCGTCTTGGACCACACCGAACTTGGAAACGGCGGCCCGCTCCATACGCCTCCCTGGATCGGATCCTCGAACACGGTGAACAGGTCGGTGCTGGCGGCCGAACCCAGCGCTCCGAGGCTCAGGCCATGCACGTACAACTTGGGCCGGCTCTCCTTGGGCAGTTTGGTCCAGTATTCGTAGACTTCATCGAACAATGCAGCGGCCGAATCGCGCGACCGCGCTGGATCGACGAGAATCGTGATCCAGCTCGGTAGATACGAATACTGCATGCTCACGATCGCCGTATCGCCGCCATGCAGATACTCCAGGGTGTCGACCGCTCCCGGATCGAGCCAGCCGGTGCCAGTCGGCGTGGCCACCACCAAGAGCGACCGCTGGAAACCGCCCACGCGGACGAGTTCGTTCAGCGCAAGTTTGGCTCTGTCAGCATTCGTTGATCTTGACCCCAGCCCCACGTACACACGCAGCGGCGCTTGCGCGTCTTTTCCCGAGAACTCGGCGATGCTCTCCCTGGTGGGCCCGAGAGTGATGAATTGCTTACCCCAGCGTCCGATGGTGTTCCAATCGACCAGCGATTCGGCGCTGCCCGAGGCGGTGGTCAGCCGCGGCTGCTCGACGCCGTCGTCGATCACCTGATCGAGTTCCGAAAAAACCTTGTCCGCGGCGCCCAGCGCCAATCGAGCGACGACTTTGTTGGCGAGCAAAAACAGCGCCGCGATCACCAGCACGGTGCTCACCACCTGCGACACGCGGCGCGGAACCACCTGCTTGATCCGGTTGTTGACTTGCCGCCACATGGCGCCGACGCCGCGCGCGGCGATAATCAATGTGACGCCAACCAACAAGGCAATAGCGCCAAGCCGATACGGGTAGGCCGTCTCCACCGGCGGCATCTCCATTCGCTCGCGAATCGAATTCTGCCACACCGTCGCCCACCACAAGAACAGCACCGCCACCACCAACACGGCCGCGGTGGTGATGCGCTTGCTGACGCGCTGCGTTCTGGCCCCGAAGTCGGGGATCTCCATAAAGTGCCACAGCCATACCACAAACACGCCCACGCCATAACCGGCGGCGAGCGAAACGCCGCACAGCACCCCTTGCACGGCGAAGTGCCTTGGCAACAGCGAAGGCGTCAGCGAGGCGGCGGCAAACAACGTGGCCAGCGCCAGCCCCACATAGGTGAACGACGCCCAAAGCCGTGCCAGCACATTTTGCAATCGCATGGTGAGATTCCACATGGGGGGCATTATCGGGCGAATTGCCGGTGTGGGAAGATCTGATTGAAAACTTGCTCGCGCCCCGGGGCTATGTTCTGTCGCCCCATTGAGTCGCCATGTATTTAGCCGTGTACTCAGCCGCAAAGCGGCGCAAGCCAATTGCGATGGGCGCTAGCCCATTGAGATATTTGCAATAGGCGACAGCCCACCGACACCGGACTACAATACCCCGGCGCAAACCATTCACACTCATCGGTAGGGGAAACTCATGTTCACACGGTCGCACCTGTCTGGCATTGTTATGCTCGCGCTGGGCGGACTCCTGGGGTACATCGCGGCAACCTCCGATCTTGGCCGCGCGCCGGCCGACGCCGCCTTGGCGCCAGCGCCACTCGGCGCTTCCCCGACCGAGAGCCCAACGCCGGCCTGTTGCCAGATTGGCGCCGAGCGCGGCGACCTGTTGGCCCTGGCCGATGGACGCCGTCGCGGCGCCGTCGGCAACAACTCGACCGCCAAGAAGCCAAATATCCTCGTCCTCTTCGGCGACGACATCGGCATCAGCAACATCAGCGCCTATAGCGACGGCCTGATGGGCTACACCACGCCCAACATCGATCGGCTGGCCAGAGAAGGCTTGCGCTTTCTCCACTACTACGGCGAACAAAGCTGCACCGCCGGGCGCGCGGCCTTCATCACCGGCCAGCACGGCATCCGCACCGGCCTTACCAAGGTCGGATTTCCTGGCGCGCCGATGGGCATGAATCAACTCGACCCCACCATCGCCGGCATGCTCAAGCAGTTGGGCTACCACACCGGCCAGTTTGGCAAGAACCACTTGGGCGACCGCAACGAGACGCTGCCAACCGTCAACGGATTCGACGAATTCTTTGGCAACCTCTATCACCTGAACGCCGAGGAAGAGCCGGAGCTGCCCGACTACCCTAACGATCCGGCGTTCAAGGCCAAGTTTGGCCCGCGCGGCGTGCTGAAGTGCGCCGCCAGCGATCGGGACGATCCCACCGTCGATCCGCGATTTGGCAAAGTGGGCAAACAAGTCATCGAAGACAGCGGCCCCTTGACCAGAAAGCGGATGGAGACGATCGACGACGAGACCTCCGCCGCCGCCATCGACTACATCAAGCGACAAGCTGCGGACGACAAGCCCTTCTTCTGCTGGTGGAACAGCACCCGCATGCACCTGCGCACCCATGTGCGGCCGGAGCATCGCGGCAAGTTCCAACATGGCGACAGCGAATACATCGACGGCATGATTGAGCACGACGCGACGGTCGGCGCGATCCTCAAGACGCTCGACGACCTTGGCATCGCGGACGACACCATCGTCCTTTACACCACCGACAATGGCCCACACGCCAACACCTGGCCTGATGGCGCCACCACCCCTTTTCGCTCGGAAAAGAACACCAATTGGGAGGGCGCCTTCCGCGTCCCCTGCATCATCCGCTGGCCCGGCGTGGTCAAGCCGTCGATGGTCACCGATCAAATCATGAGCCACAACGATTGGCTGCCCACCTTCTGCTCGATCGCGGGCGAGCCCGAAATCGTCAGCAAGCTCAAGCAGGGTTACACGGCCAATGGCAAGGAGTACAAAGTCCACCTGGACGGCTACGACCAAGCGGCGTTTTTGCGCGGTGAGTCACCCACCAGCGCGCGGAGCAAATTCTTCTACTGCGACGACGACGGCGATTTGGTCGCGGTGCGCGTGAAGCAGTGGAAGGGGGTTTTTCAGGAACAGCGCGCCCCAGGCACGATGCAAGTCTGGGCAGAGCCCTTCACCAAACTGCGGCTGCAGAAGTTCTACAACCTGTTCACCGATCCCTATGAGCGCGCGGACATCACCTCCAACACCTATTGGGACTGGTGGATGAACCACGCGTTTCTCAGCTACTACGGCATGGACGAGGTGGGCAAGTTCGCGGCGACGCTGAGGGAGTTTCCACCTCGCGCGCTGCCGCAGAGCTTCACTCCGACGGGACTCATGGAAGAGACCAAGGAGGAGATCAAAGCGGCCCGCCGCGCGGCCGAGCAGGCGGAATCAGAGTGAAATCGTGTGGTCAGCCGCAACGCGGCGAACGTCCATTGCGATGGGCGCTAGCCCATTGATGTTCTACTCTCCCAGCACGTCGTCGAGCACTTCCTCGTTCACGTAGATCGGCAATTGCGGTTCGCAGGTCACGGCCACGGCGATCGCGTCGGACGGCCGCGCGTCGATCTCGATCAACTCCCCTTCGTGTCGCAATCGCAGCCGCGCGTAATAGGTGTGCTCCTTGAGCTCGCTAATCACCACGTCTTGAAACTCGGCGCCCATCTGCTCGGCCATGTTCACGATCAGGTCGTGCGTCAGCGGCCGCGGCGAGATGAACCCCTTCACCCGCCGGTCGATGCTCGTCGCCTCGAAGATGCCGATCAAGATGGGGAACGTCCGCTGTCCTTCCACTTCCTTCAAGTAAATCACCTGCTGGTCGGCGATCTCGCTGATGATGATCCGCGACAACTGCATCGGAACAGGCATGACGATTCCTTGGGCGAGCGGCTGGCTGCTGTGTTATGGATGTACGACGCGCGGCGCTGGCCCGAGTCGACCTTCGCCACGCTGACCGCGCCAGCACGCGTTGGGTCGCGTGGGGCGCGATCGGAGATGATCTTTCGATTATAGAAAGCCGATCGGCGCCAAGGCCAGCGGCCCGCGAATCTCGGCGAAAACCGAGCGTCCGGCCGGCGCAAATTTGCCCGCTGACGCGCTTGACAAACGCCACGCCATGCTGGCGGCTTTGTTACAATCGCAGCGTCGTTTACCCCGCTATCGCGCGAGATCCGCCATGACCACCGGTTACGTCCGCACCGAAATCGAAGACGCCATTCTGCATGTGCGATTGGCGCGACCCGAGAAGCGCA
The sequence above is drawn from the Pirellulales bacterium genome and encodes:
- a CDS encoding bifunctional nuclease family protein, with amino-acid sequence MPVPMQLSRIIISEIADQQVIYLKEVEGQRTFPILIGIFEATSIDRRVKGFISPRPLTHDLIVNMAEQMGAEFQDVVISELKEHTYYARLRLRHEGELIEIDARPSDAIAVAVTCEPQLPIYVNEEVLDDVLGE
- a CDS encoding arylsulfatase, whose product is MLALGGLLGYIAATSDLGRAPADAALAPAPLGASPTESPTPACCQIGAERGDLLALADGRRRGAVGNNSTAKKPNILVLFGDDIGISNISAYSDGLMGYTTPNIDRLAREGLRFLHYYGEQSCTAGRAAFITGQHGIRTGLTKVGFPGAPMGMNQLDPTIAGMLKQLGYHTGQFGKNHLGDRNETLPTVNGFDEFFGNLYHLNAEEEPELPDYPNDPAFKAKFGPRGVLKCAASDRDDPTVDPRFGKVGKQVIEDSGPLTRKRMETIDDETSAAAIDYIKRQAADDKPFFCWWNSTRMHLRTHVRPEHRGKFQHGDSEYIDGMIEHDATVGAILKTLDDLGIADDTIVLYTTDNGPHANTWPDGATTPFRSEKNTNWEGAFRVPCIIRWPGVVKPSMVTDQIMSHNDWLPTFCSIAGEPEIVSKLKQGYTANGKEYKVHLDGYDQAAFLRGESPTSARSKFFYCDDDGDLVAVRVKQWKGVFQEQRAPGTMQVWAEPFTKLRLQKFYNLFTDPYERADITSNTYWDWWMNHAFLSYYGMDEVGKFAATLREFPPRALPQSFTPTGLMEETKEEIKAARRAAEQAESE
- a CDS encoding aspartate kinase, whose protein sequence is MPLIVQKFGGTSVADPSKILSAARKAIRAHQAGSQVVVVVSAMGKNTDALIALAHELTDRPSAREMDMLLSTGEQVSVALMAMAIQSLGNKAVSLTGAQIGIKTDSTHTKARIRSISTERMKQLLDAGNIVIAAGFQGSDEDFNITTLGRGGSDTTAVALAAVLKADSCEIYTDVDGVYTTDPRQLPEARMLRQVSYDEMLELASLGAGVMHSRAIEFGKKFGVPIHVRSSFTDRAGTMIVAEPESPDLAVSGAALVKNEALVTVQGVPDRPGTSYAIFSKIAARAVAVDMIVQNVGVGGKADISFTVPRIDLPATIEAVQEAVIELGAAGWTEDDSVSKLSAVGLGMARQTGVAQRMFRALAEAGVNIKMITTSEIKISVLVDAAHGLPALRCVHQNFELQQESKHSRAGKIESAKTVNGDALAVIARLQGMEDLAIGDITLDDSQARVTIEGVPDQPGVAARVFERIGEEGIFVDMIVQGFGPGGAANLSFSVPQDSLSKAVDVVGRIARELGCRQVTQSPKIAKLSVSGIGLRSHTGVAIRMFQALCEAGINVEMINTSEVRVNVVVDGAKGPAALAALQQAFRDVRQ
- the tnpA gene encoding IS200/IS605 family transposase translates to MPQSFASLHCHIVFSTKHRQPVIERNVQPRLFEYIGGVLRNASCRLIAAGGMPDHVHLLTSLSRTITVADAVRLIKANSSRWMHDELAVDNFWWQDGYGAFAVSYSNIEQVKAYLANQEAHHRTATYQEEFRDFLRRNELEWDERYVWD
- a CDS encoding alpha/beta-hydrolase family protein, which produces MWNLTMRLQNVLARLWASFTYVGLALATLFAAASLTPSLLPRHFAVQGVLCGVSLAAGYGVGVFVVWLWHFMEIPDFGARTQRVSKRITTAAVLVVAVLFLWWATVWQNSIRERMEMPPVETAYPYRLGAIALLVGVTLIIAARGVGAMWRQVNNRIKQVVPRRVSQVVSTVLVIAALFLLANKVVARLALGAADKVFSELDQVIDDGVEQPRLTTASGSAESLVDWNTIGRWGKQFITLGPTRESIAEFSGKDAQAPLRVYVGLGSRSTNADRAKLALNELVRVGGFQRSLLVVATPTGTGWLDPGAVDTLEYLHGGDTAIVSMQYSYLPSWITILVDPARSRDSAAALFDEVYEYWTKLPKESRPKLYVHGLSLGALGSAASTDLFTVFEDPIQGGVWSGPPFPSSVWSKTTHERNPDSPMWLPRVRDGSMLRFTGRECSLQESGNRWGPMRFVFIQHASDPMTFFSPESLYRRPAWLVGERGPDVSPYLQWFPIVTFLQTGFDLPMATSVPFGYGHNYAAESYIDAWVEVTQPPDWDADDTERLKKQFAQE